Below is a window of Bdellovibrio bacteriovorus DNA.
AAACAGATTCAAAATATTCACTTTGCCATACTTGTGTTTAGCCAGACCTAAATGAAGAACAACAGCTCGATCAGAATAGGCTTGTCCCGTGAAGCCATCATAAACTTTAGCGACCTTCTTTGAGTCTTGCTGTAAATGATAGCCGCTCACCCATCCTAACAAGGGGCTGTCAAAGAGGCCCGAAAAGTTCATGCATTCTTTGGCAAATACCTTATGCACTTCCGAAAAAGCGGGAATAATAATAAAAGAAACACCATTGTCTTTATAATCTTTAGGAATATGTTGAATCTCTTTCGCGCCATAACTGATCAAAGTCTGACTCGAAACAAAATCCGGCAACTCAACGACCTGAATCATATCAGACGTATCGATGCCTCCCCACTCCGACATGAAGTACGGGATGGTTCCACCAACCCAAGCACCGCGAGGAAGCTGACTCATTAACGAATCGTTTCCCGCAAGAAGAAGCTTTTTGCCTTCCTGGATCATGGCGCTAACTTCTTTTACATTAAAGAGTGTCTTCAAATTAACTTCCTTTTCCAAAGATACATTGGATGTCTTCAGAAACTGCGTGTTCATTTTTCTTAAAAAATTCATAGGCAATAGTCACTGCTTCACCGATTTTATCGGAAGACGGGTTTCCTTGGACCAAGCGCCTCACACGGGTCAGAATCATTTTGCTAGCAAGAGCCTGTAACGGGACTTCGTTTTGATCGACAACAAGACTTCGCCAGCGGGGATCATCTTTGGGTGGAAGCATTTGATTCACTTTCAAAAGGTAAAAAATCCTACCTGATTCTTATCGGTTTCACTTGTAGTAAGGTATATAGAATAAACTCGTAATAACATTACAAATGGGATCAGTTACGAAATCGTATTGAGAACAAACTAAACAATCCGAAAAGTTATGACAGAGGTTATACCCAGATGAAAGAGTTTCTTTCGGATGTGAACCCAGTGAGATCCATAGTTCCACAGCTTCGTCGTATTCATCCTAATGCTTTAATCACTGTTGTTGCACTGTTCATTTTTACGATACTCACGGCAAGCCTGTTTCACAAGGAGTCGTTTTTAAACCATTTATTTGACGTCATTTGTCTTTTGGTTGCACTTTGCTCTATCGTCGCTATTTCACTGTGCCATCTTTATCTAGAGAGCCAAAAACACGCCGCTCAAACGATCGCTGTACTTGAAAGCAAATCTCAAGAGCTGCAAGAACAAAAGACCATTGCTTTGCAGTCGGCGAAAATGTCGGCGCTGGGTGAAATGGTTGCCGGCATGGCTCACGAAATCAATACGCCGTTAGCGGCCATTAAAATGTTCTTATCAGAAGCGCTTTACGAAATTGAAAACAACAAAGCCGATAATTCGACTCTTATAGGTTACCTCCATAAATCAGACGCAACCATCGACCGCATCTCTAAAATTATTAAAGGACTCCGAACGTTCGCTCGCTCTGGCGAGACGGATCCTTTCCAGCCCTACTCTGTTCAAGAAGCAATCGAAGATGCGATGATTTTATGCGGAGACCGTTTTAACACCGAAGGAGTCGAACTTCGTTGGGAAATTCCCGCCGAAACAATTCCAATCGAATGCCGTCCCGTGGAAATCACTCAAGTTCTTCTGAATTTAATGGGAAATGCGTTAGATGCTGTTGGCAAACTAGATCAGAAATGGATCGAACTCAACGTCTCGCAAACGCCTGATTTCG
It encodes the following:
- a CDS encoding sensor histidine kinase, encoding MKEFLSDVNPVRSIVPQLRRIHPNALITVVALFIFTILTASLFHKESFLNHLFDVICLLVALCSIVAISLCHLYLESQKHAAQTIAVLESKSQELQEQKTIALQSAKMSALGEMVAGMAHEINTPLAAIKMFLSEALYEIENNKADNSTLIGYLHKSDATIDRISKIIKGLRTFARSGETDPFQPYSVQEAIEDAMILCGDRFNTEGVELRWEIPAETIPIECRPVEITQVLLNLMGNALDAVGKLDQKWIELNVSQTPDFVQMRVTDSGPGIDPLVLDKIFQPFFTTKDVGKGTGIGLSISMGIAKGHNGRLFIDPGHVNTSFVIEIPKRQNLQIEDLSLEGII
- a CDS encoding DUF6976 family protein, giving the protein MKTLFNVKEVSAMIQEGKKLLLAGNDSLMSQLPRGAWVGGTIPYFMSEWGGIDTSDMIQVVELPDFVSSQTLISYGAKEIQHIPKDYKDNGVSFIIIPAFSEVHKVFAKECMNFSGLFDSPLLGWVSGYHLQQDSKKVAKVYDGFTGQAYSDRAVVLHLGLAKHKYGKVNILNLFKQGYGDVVRFQSTGFEATTCLVNGESKNLFEYIKERGIDTQLPLVANYSGAMINVSVMSLNEANKSVQFYAPVFSDVDYKFANPVMDYEAEFEKVIKNSDMKNPTFTCNCILNFLYANLEGKKTADIVGPMTFGEIAYMLLNQTMVYLTFEDR